The following coding sequences lie in one Ancylothrix sp. D3o genomic window:
- a CDS encoding non-ribosomal peptide synthetase has protein sequence MDIVEFVNYLRKLDINLVLEGDRLRCNAPQGAITAELKSEMSRRKAEIISFLQQANIQTTTTAIAPISRTEQNTFPLSFAQRGLWFLDQLQPNSSFYNIPLALRLSGQLNIAALESSINEIIQRHEALRTHFATIEGQPVQVIASSLNYQVQVVNLLHLSETKREIEVQRCVNEEANRPFNLEREPLFRVTLLQLDQIEYVLLFTIHHIISDGWSLSVLLKELTELYKGFYTFKPANLPSLPVQYADFAVWQRQWLTGEILETQLRYWKEQLSNAPALSELPTDRPRPAVQTFRGGYHHAVLPLELSAELTALSKRAGVTLFMTLLAAFQTLLYRLSGQDDIVVGTPVAGRNRQEIEGLIGFFVNTLVLRTDLSGNPTFEGLLCRVREVALQSYAHQDLPFEQLVEALQPIRDLSYTPLFQVMFSLDDALVPAVKLPELTISPYPVEMGTAKFDLGLSMENTSSGLIGVWEYNTDLLDEATIARMAGYLQTLLEGIAANPTQPISALPLLTPAERHQLLVEWNNTWAEYPQDKCIHQLFEEQVERTPDAVAVLFEGEQLTYRELNTKANQLGHYLQSLGVKPEVSVGLCVERSFEMIVGILGVLKAGGAYVPLDPTYPQERLAFMLEDSSVSVLLTQKKLVENLPPHSARIICLDSQWQEIVFHNTENPSTIVTPDNLAYVIYTSGSTGKPKGVLLAHQGLCNLATAEIQLFDVQPNSRVLQFASFSFDVATSDVVIALTSGATLYLATKDSILPGSGLIEVLRDKAITHVELPVSVLSVLPFEELPGLGTIVVGGEACPPDLVARWATGRQFFNAYGPTETTVCATLALCDRSQKPTIGRPIANTKIYILDTKNQPVPIGVPGELHIGGVGLARGYLNRSDLTDKKFIPNPFSNEPGSRLYKTGDLARYLPDGNIDFLGRIDNQVKIRGFRIELGEIEAVLAEHPNVREVAVIDREDTPGNKRLVAYMVSNLIPDRIPYHSKCELELDGNVLKIETQDISIGGLGLVGVPILNEDTSVRLHLQLPGEDEPRWLSGTVVWSHPPEAGIRFQLTPNEQDQIHRSVDYQLDVQELWKILQRTVTRNLRNYLKQKLPDCMIPKAFVLMKALPLTPNGKIDRRALPAPDSFHNEQEDKFVASRTPTEAKLAAIWAEALGLKRVGMNDNFFELGGHSLLATQIISRIRQSFAIELPLRHLFEAPTIASLSKAIDTAHSSSLHEKSSNSKAVDVLPRSLSAPKTYIPISFAQQYVWNFQQLYPGSCAYNSPIALCLRGNIYPEVLEKSINEIIRRYEILRTNFTVIDERPIQVISSSLTISLRIVNLQNIPPYQRKAEAEKLTTQDFQYQFDLACEPLIKATLLRLNPQEHWLLITMHHIITDGWSYGIFLQEIETIYNAFSNGLPSPLSEVSLQYADFTLWERQWLTEDVLQKQLDYWLQKLANIPASLNLLPVGQPQVSPDSQRASFYSLVLPETLVASIKALSRSRGVTIFAILIAALNLLLYKICGNSDILILARTANRLTPTLEKMLGCFINDVLIRSRVDHSQTALMLLEQVNQTVTEAIAHQEIPFQRVIKAVKEISPIGALRTVSVSMAPPVVLENQEIEWKNISIPIESELWEKQHFPIELYINFRGEDSSAIEMGIFYSKIGFSQQTIELMFSDYLEILQKLVDSPETQVDLFKASEDKCFSVLSKPNFE, from the coding sequence ATGGATATAGTTGAGTTCGTAAATTATCTACGCAAGCTGGATATTAACCTGGTTCTCGAAGGCGATCGCCTGCGGTGCAACGCACCTCAAGGTGCTATCACCGCTGAACTGAAGTCAGAGATGAGCAGAAGGAAAGCGGAGATAATCTCCTTTTTGCAACAAGCCAATATTCAAACCACTACTACGGCGATCGCGCCAATATCCAGAACAGAACAAAATACCTTTCCTCTTTCCTTTGCCCAACGGGGACTATGGTTCCTTGACCAGTTGCAGCCCAATAGTTCCTTTTACAACATCCCCCTGGCGTTACGTCTGAGTGGTCAGCTTAATATAGCCGCTTTAGAAAGCAGCATCAACGAAATTATTCAGCGACATGAAGCTTTACGCACCCACTTTGCGACTATAGAAGGTCAACCCGTTCAAGTTATTGCCTCAAGTCTCAATTATCAGGTACAAGTGGTAAACCTGTTGCACCTGTCTGAAACTAAGCGAGAAATTGAGGTACAACGATGCGTAAATGAAGAAGCGAATCGACCTTTTAACCTGGAGCGAGAGCCTTTATTCCGAGTTACTTTGCTACAGCTAGACCAAATCGAATACGTCTTGCTGTTCACCATACACCACATTATTTCTGATGGGTGGTCGCTGAGTGTATTGCTCAAGGAACTCACAGAACTTTACAAAGGCTTTTACACTTTTAAGCCTGCAAATTTACCCTCGTTGCCAGTACAATATGCCGATTTTGCGGTTTGGCAGCGGCAGTGGTTAACGGGAGAAATACTCGAAACCCAGCTTCGCTACTGGAAGGAACAACTTTCAAATGCCCCGGCTTTATCAGAATTGCCGACAGACAGACCTAGACCGGCAGTTCAAACCTTTCGGGGAGGATATCACCATGCAGTTCTTCCCCTGGAATTGAGCGCAGAACTTACCGCCTTGAGTAAACGAGCCGGAGTTACGTTGTTTATGACACTTTTGGCGGCGTTTCAGACATTGCTCTACCGCTTATCCGGGCAAGATGATATCGTAGTCGGTACGCCCGTAGCGGGTCGGAATCGACAGGAAATTGAAGGGCTAATTGGCTTTTTTGTCAATACTTTAGTGCTGCGTACCGACCTCAGTGGAAATCCAACTTTCGAGGGCTTACTCTGCCGAGTCAGGGAAGTGGCGCTTCAATCCTACGCGCATCAAGACTTGCCCTTTGAGCAGCTAGTAGAGGCATTACAACCTATACGAGACTTAAGCTATACGCCCCTATTTCAGGTGATGTTTTCCCTAGACGACGCTTTAGTACCTGCTGTAAAACTGCCTGAGTTAACTATAAGTCCTTATCCAGTGGAAATGGGTACGGCGAAATTTGACTTGGGCTTATCAATGGAGAATACCTCTTCTGGATTGATAGGCGTGTGGGAATATAATACTGACCTATTGGATGAAGCCACAATTGCTCGGATGGCGGGATATTTGCAGACCTTGCTAGAAGGAATCGCCGCCAATCCCACACAGCCCATTTCTGCATTGCCGTTGCTGACACCAGCCGAGCGCCACCAATTATTAGTGGAGTGGAACAACACTTGGGCTGAGTATCCCCAGGATAAGTGCATCCATCAGTTATTTGAGGAGCAGGTGGAGCGGACACCCGACGCTGTGGCAGTCTTGTTTGAGGGCGAGCAACTCACCTATCGAGAACTGAATACAAAAGCCAACCAGTTGGGACATTACCTGCAAAGCTTGGGAGTGAAACCAGAAGTATCGGTTGGGCTGTGTGTGGAGCGTTCCTTTGAGATGATTGTCGGAATATTAGGCGTTCTCAAAGCCGGTGGTGCTTACGTTCCGCTCGACCCCACGTATCCTCAAGAGCGGTTGGCTTTCATGCTGGAGGACTCCTCTGTATCGGTGCTGCTCACTCAAAAGAAACTGGTTGAGAACCTGCCTCCACACTCTGCAAGGATCATTTGTTTGGACTCTCAGTGGCAAGAAATTGTCTTTCATAACACGGAAAACCCCAGCACCATTGTCACCCCGGATAACCTGGCTTACGTTATCTATACGTCCGGGTCTACAGGAAAACCGAAGGGCGTCTTATTGGCGCACCAGGGACTCTGTAACTTAGCCACCGCAGAGATCCAGCTATTTGACGTACAGCCAAACAGTCGCGTCCTCCAGTTTGCCTCTTTTAGCTTCGATGTGGCAACTTCAGATGTGGTGATTGCGCTTACTTCTGGTGCAACTCTATATCTAGCAACCAAGGATTCTATTTTGCCTGGATCTGGTTTGATTGAAGTGTTGCGGGATAAAGCTATTACCCACGTTGAACTGCCAGTGTCTGTTCTCAGCGTGCTTCCGTTTGAAGAGCTTCCGGGATTGGGAACCATCGTTGTTGGGGGAGAAGCCTGTCCTCCTGACCTCGTGGCACGTTGGGCAACAGGGCGTCAGTTTTTCAATGCTTACGGGCCAACAGAAACCACCGTTTGCGCCACCCTTGCTCTTTGTGACAGAAGTCAGAAGCCGACCATCGGGCGTCCCATCGCTAACACAAAAATCTATATTCTCGACACTAAAAACCAACCCGTACCGATAGGCGTTCCGGGAGAACTTCATATCGGCGGTGTTGGTTTAGCCCGAGGCTACCTCAACCGTTCCGATCTGACTGATAAGAAATTTATTCCCAACCCCTTTAGTAATGAACCGGGTTCGCGCCTTTACAAAACAGGGGACTTAGCCCGTTATCTACCCGATGGTAACATCGACTTTCTTGGTCGCATCGATAATCAAGTAAAAATTAGAGGTTTTCGTATCGAGTTGGGAGAAATTGAAGCGGTACTCGCAGAACATCCGAATGTGCGGGAAGTGGCAGTCATTGACCGAGAAGATACACCTGGAAACAAGCGTCTTGTGGCTTATATGGTCTCCAACCTCATCCCAGATCGCATCCCTTATCACAGTAAATGCGAACTAGAACTAGACGGTAACGTTCTCAAAATTGAGACACAGGATATCTCCATCGGCGGCCTCGGTCTGGTGGGAGTGCCAATTCTTAATGAAGATACCAGCGTCCGCCTGCACTTGCAACTACCTGGAGAAGACGAACCGCGCTGGCTTTCTGGGACAGTGGTTTGGTCGCATCCACCAGAGGCCGGAATTCGCTTTCAGCTTACACCGAATGAACAGGATCAAATCCATCGAAGCGTAGACTATCAGTTGGATGTTCAAGAGTTGTGGAAAATTTTGCAGCGCACTGTGACTCGCAACCTACGCAATTACTTGAAACAAAAACTGCCCGACTGTATGATACCGAAGGCCTTTGTACTGATGAAAGCACTGCCGCTGACACCCAATGGCAAAATAGACCGTCGCGCCCTACCCGCACCAGATAGCTTCCACAACGAACAGGAAGATAAATTTGTTGCCTCTCGCACTCCGACTGAAGCAAAATTGGCTGCTATCTGGGCTGAAGCTCTGGGATTAAAAAGGGTCGGCATGAATGATAATTTCTTTGAATTGGGGGGGCACTCCCTGCTGGCAACCCAGATTATCTCTCGCATCCGGCAATCTTTTGCGATTGAACTTCCCCTACGCCACTTATTTGAAGCCCCCACAATTGCTTCTCTAAGCAAGGCAATAGACACTGCACATTCCAGTAGTTTGCATGAAAAATCTTCTAACAGTAAAGCAGTTGATGTTCTACCCCGTTCTTTATCCGCACCGAAAACCTACATACCAATTTCTTTTGCACAACAGTATGTATGGAATTTTCAGCAGTTATATCCCGGCAGTTGTGCTTACAATAGTCCCATTGCCTTATGTTTGAGGGGAAATATTTATCCGGAAGTATTGGAAAAGAGCATCAATGAAATTATCCGTCGTTATGAAATTCTGCGAACTAACTTTACTGTGATAGATGAACGACCCATCCAGGTGATTTCTTCATCTTTGACCATTTCATTAAGGATAGTAAATTTACAAAATATACCACCCTATCAGCGAAAAGCTGAAGCAGAAAAACTTACCACACAGGATTTTCAGTATCAGTTTGATTTAGCCTGTGAACCCTTAATCAAGGCCACCTTGCTACGGCTTAATCCACAGGAGCATTGGCTGTTAATAACGATGCACCATATCATCACAGATGGTTGGTCTTATGGAATCTTCTTACAAGAGATAGAAACGATTTACAATGCTTTCTCAAACGGTTTGCCTTCTCCCTTAAGTGAAGTGTCATTGCAGTACGCAGACTTTACCCTTTGGGAACGACAGTGGTTAACCGAAGATGTACTACAAAAGCAACTTGATTATTGGTTACAAAAATTAGCCAACATTCCAGCATCACTGAATCTTCTACCTGTAGGACAGCCACAGGTAAGTCCCGATAGCCAACGCGCATCTTTTTATTCCCTAGTTCTGCCCGAAACTCTTGTGGCATCAATCAAAGCCTTAAGCCGTTCCAGAGGAGTAACCATCTTCGCCATTCTAATTGCAGCCCTAAATCTACTCTTGTACAAAATTTGCGGAAACAGTGATATCCTGATCTTAGCAAGAACTGCTAATCGGTTAACCCCTACTCTTGAAAAAATGCTGGGTTGCTTTATCAATGACGTGCTTATACGCTCCCGAGTTGACCATTCTCAAACGGCACTTATGCTTTTAGAGCAGGTTAACCAAACTGTTACAGAAGCAATTGCTCATCAGGAAATTCCCTTCCAAAGAGTCATCAAAGCTGTTAAGGAAATCAGCCCCATAGGAGCGCTTCGTACTGTCAGCGTTAGTATGGCTCCGCCAGTCGTTTTGGAAAATCAAGAGATCGAGTGGAAAAACATCTCAATTCCCATAGAAAGCGAACTTTGGGAGAAACAGCATTTCCCTATCGAACTTTACATTAACTTTAGAGGAGAGGATTCTAGTGCGATTGAAATGGGTATTTTTTACAGCAAAATTGGTTTTAGTCAGCAAACCATTGAGCTAATGTTTAGTGACTATCTGGAAATTTTACAGAAGCTTGTTGATTCCCCAGAAACTCAGGTTGATTTATTTAAGGCTTCTGAAGACAAATGTTTTTCGGTACTTAGCAAACCAAATTTTGAGTAA